The genomic interval gggcggctccaggcaccagcaccgCAAGCGCGTgactggggcagcaagccgcagggggcggcctgtcggtcactgtgagggcggcaggtaGGCAGCTTTCAGCGGCtcacctgcgggaggtctgccggtcccgcgggcttcggcagcaattcagtggcggggaCGCCGATGGTGCAgcactggtggacctcccgcaggcgtgccgccgaatccgtgtgacCAGTGGACCACACGCACGCGCaccgctgaaagccgcctgactgccatgcttggggaggcaaaaaacatagagccgcccctgatgacACTGCCTGTGCTCTCCCTCTTCGCCTCCAcgctccgccccttctccaaggcccctatCTGgtgagtccctcctctcctccactccaccctGCGTCTGTACGTCCCCGTTGCCCAccgcctcctcccctctgcccctgtcccctgcAAGGCCACCCGTCGTGTCCCTCCTCACCCACCTCTCCTCGGAAGCCGCCGGGGGCTCAGCTCCGGTCAGTGGCCTGGAGCTTGGGGCTCGGGCTGGCCGGTGGCCCAGGATGGCTCAGGGCACTTGGGCAGGTGCTCAGGCTGGACAGTGGCCCAGACTGGAGGTCGGGGTGGTGCTCGGGCCATCCCGGACcgggggtcagggtggggcagttcTGCCAGGGCTCCTCCGGTCACGGTGAGGATAGAGGGGTTGGTGTTCCAGCAGGcaaggggggatggagggggcagggTAAGGGCGCGGCCTtgagtggaaggggcggggctggtggtTTAGCCTACCAAAAAGGGAGTTTCACCCGCCGCCCATGAATGAGAGTGTCCACAAGGTTACTAAAACTGGTTTAAATTTGCCCCTCTGGTGACCCACCTCAGCTCCCGCAgtcccaccccggagcccgcaccccctaagccccttccccagcccagtgaatgtgagtgagggtgggggagagcgagccacgcAGGGAGGGgtaatgtagtgagcagggggcggggcctcggggaaggggcgggcctAGGGAGTTCAATTTTGTgcaactagaaagttggcaaccctaggagtCCAGCGTCAGCAAACTCACACGTCACTGCTCTGGGGACAGGCCATACCCAACGTTACGCGCTCTTCTGGCCCGTGGTTTATTCCAAGCGTTGTGCTGCGCTCCTTGTCCTAGCTTTCAGGTCCCTAATGCCGCTGGGCCTCTCTGattgaagggcctgatcctgtgatgCACTGAGCACCCGGTGTCCTCACCGGGTGCTCAGGGCACGCCACACCCTACAGGCTCAGGACCTGAAAGGCTGGCTCTAGAAACCGTGTGTCCAAACCAGTAGCACACGTGGCTGCCGGGGGTCACTGTGGGAGCCTATGTGCTGCATATTGTGagctctgcccccttctccccgctggCCGGCCCCATGCGACGCTAGTGCCCCGTGAGCCACTGGATCAGTCCAGTGCTGGCATTTCTCCAACAGCAGGCAGCCGAAGCAGGACTCCCCGCTGCCACCCCCCACACTCACACCCTGTTTGGAACGTCCCAGCATTGGGCTAATTCCATGATCTCCTTGCAGGCCATAAATTCATGAGCTACACAGCCCCACAACTGCACTCACAACCTCCATGCTGCCGCTCCAAGCCAGGGGAGGGCTATGGTGTTGGAGCCATGGGGGCCCTGTGCCATGGGGGGCCTATGGCCCCCGATTGAGGACAGATGCTGTGCTGGCTGGGAATGCCGCATGCAGGATCCCAGCCCCTCCTAGGAGGCGTCTAGGGGCTCAAGGGGAGGCTGGTTATACTTTGGTATTTAAATACACTGTTGTGTCACCCTGCCACCCTTCCCAAGTCTGCCACAAGAACCCAACTGcggggcacccccagcccaggccagGAGCCCCTGACAACAGTGGCTGTGGGGTGAGGAAGTGAGGGGGGCTTAGCACAAAGCAGGGTGCtggtcctgactctgccactgattccccATGTGAACTTGAGCAACTCACCTAGCCTCTGTGATGCTGTAAACTGGGGTTAGTCTTTGTggagggctttgagatcctcggaTGAGAGGCATTAAGGACGGGCCAGCTGTTGTTATACATCAGCATCACCAATACACAGCTAAAGCacctcctgccccttctcctcccctgtcCTCAGCCACCCCGGGCCTTCCTGGTTAGCTCTCCCACACCCCTGCTCTAGTCCCATCCCTGTCCCACTTGTCGCATCCCAACCCCACCATCTGCCCCTTGGCCCTCCCAGGCGAGGTGAGACCCAGATGCAGAAAGGAGACTACTGCAAGGAGTGACAAAAACTGAGCACAGTCACTCCAAGCCCCAGCAAGCAAAGCAGGGCCCTGAACCCAAACccgtgagctggggtgggagggttatAGCAGCATTTGGTGTCTACGCATTGGATAATGGGGTCATGATCCTTAACTTCAACTTGCTTACCCAGAATTGAAACCATTTTGGAACAGGTATCTgggtgcctctcccccaccaccaccttttcaGCATTCTCACACTATAGATCGTTCTCCCAAAGCTTCTCTGAGCCCGTTCCACTGCAGGCCATAGCCAGAGCTTAAATTCTCTCCAAATACTTCCTGGAgccccagggcttggggcttcagccccacaggaggtgccaggcttggggcttctgcctcGTGGGGtgtgccagggctcggggctggatTGGAGTGACCTCGACGTTCAGGGGAGTTCAGACGCGGGattcaggtttggcccaggtCAGAGACACAAGACACTCATGAGGCTTGGGTCTGGATCTGGGAGCGGCCTTCACAGATTGGAGTGTGTTTTGAGCTTGGATGTTGTTGGTGCACCAGTGCAGACATTTTTGCTCTACTATGGCAAATATTTGGCTGTGAAACCCCCTGCTCAGTGCCTAACAATggaatcatagattttaagggcagaagggaccaccatgtcATCAAGCCTGATCTCCTGCACCATTCAATCTATAATTTTCTGTCCTATCCGTTTCCATTTCATCCTCCTCCATAGCTCTTCATCTGTGAATTTTTTCTGGCCCTCTGATGTTGAAGATTTGTCTAAGGGAGCTGCTTTTAAAAACTTGAAGTTTAGTTAGTAAGAATGTAATAAGTCTCCAAGTTTCAGAGCCATATGGTAAGACAGATTTTACAGTGGTGTTAAATATTCCAAGTTTACTTCAGAGGGCAAGGTTTCTGTTACTCCGGCACAGCTTTAGGGTTGCAAAGGCTTTCGCTAGTCTGCCTTTCATGTCTTTGTCTGTTCCACCTGCTTTGTTTACGGTGCTGCCAAGATATGTCAAGTGTCAGACCTCTTCTCTGTCAATCCCAGAAAAATGTTACTGGTCGTTCTCGTGTGTTGAttcttttgcttttaattttttcagCTGGCATTGGCCTGTAATCCCCAGGGCAAGAGGCAATGGGGCAGACCAAAGACGATGGAAAACATGTAACAGAAGCAGAACTGACAACTATCAAAATGACGTGGGAAGAAGCTAAGACTGCAGCAAGACACTGCCAAAAATGGAAGGCAGGGGTGAAGGACCTATGACCCGCATGGAATAAAGAGGCAAAGGTCAAGTGATTACGTGTCACCTGCCTGTTACAAATCAGGCTTAGGGGCACTGATACCAATGACTTCACACTCTCCCTGAGGAAGTTACAGATCACAGAGGAAACCTAGCCACTTTATAGGGAAAAGCAATCCATTTTCTAATgatgccccccacagctctggaATAACCTGGGATACAAAGAGACAGGTCTGGTTTTAATACAAAagaaaccatagaatcatagaatatcagggttggaagggatctcaggaggtatctagtccaacgccctgctcaaagcaggacgaatccccaactaaatcatcccagccagggctttgtcaagctgggccttaaaaacctccaaggaaggagattccaccacctccctaggtgctTCACcaccagtgcttcaccaccctcctagtgaaatagtgtttcctaatatccaacctagacctcccccactgtaacttgagaccattactccttgttctgtcatctgcccccactgagaacagccgagctccatcctctttggaaccccccttcaggtagttgaaagcagctatcaaatcccccctccttcttctcttctggagactaaacaatcccagttccctcagcctctcctcataagtcatgtgctccagacccctaatcatttttgttgctctccactggactctttccaatttttccacatccttcttgtagtgtggggcccaaaactggacacactactccagatgaggcctcaccaatgtcgaataaaggggaacgatcacgttcctcgatctgctggcaatgcccctacttataccattagccttcttggcaacaagagcacactgttgacggATTTCTATCCAAGGTACTTTAtgagcccatcaccatggtatccgaGCACCTCACTGACaacaatgtatttatcttcataacACGAGGGtgcattatccccattatacagatgggaaagCGAGCTGCAGGGCTAATGAAGTGAATTCCACCAGACCCCCGGGGCAGGCCACCCAGATCTCCTTGATACCCAGCCATTGCTTGACCACAAGGCCATGTTTATTGTCTAGCAGCAGCCTGTCTGGGGCTATGGTTCCTGGTTGAGAAGCCCAAATGTGAACACAGCATTGCTCTGGAAACACTTGCTGACTATTAGCAGTCAGATTCAGTAATTTGTACAGGCCTAAAGAAAAATGCCCCATATGACTCCTGTGAGCGCTCAGGATTGCTTAGTCACCAGTCCTACACCAAAGAGTTTGGGACATTTGGCTTGGAGGGGGCTGGGTTAATATTTCCAGCTATTCTGAGCATCTTGAAATATGCATGAGATGTTGGGGGAAGCTGTGGGACAGGTGGGAAGAGAAGCTGAAGCATTAGCACAGTATGTTTCATGCAAGGAAATCCTTTGTTGGTGCCAATTAAAGATTGCATAATGGTGCAATGCACGTCTCATTTATTGCCTTCACATTAAATATTGGACCCTACCGCCGAGGCCTGAAGTTAAATGAGAAGATCTGACCCCCTTTTTATTTTCCAAGCTTTTCAGTTAACCAGCATGCTTCACCTCTTGCGGATGACGACAGCTTAGGAAAAAGAaatctttattttatatttttttgtatACTTGTacacaagtaaaataaaatgcatatCTATATATACTGCAATCTTgtgaaggaaaagacagcattCTTTAACAAATGCTGCCCATAAACATGGCATGACGGAAATGAACACGGTAAAACTGCAATATTCATAAACATAGGAGTAAAGTAGCATCAAATGCATCACCTCCGCAAATGGGAACTTGCAACGCCGTTCAGTATGAGTTCAAGTTACAAACAAATTTTAAACATTCTTTCAGGAGCATTTTCTTACATActcttttggtgtgtgtgtgtgtgtgtgtgtgtgtgtgtataaattctATTTCTTTACCATCTGCTGTAGCAACAGCTGCTATGTGAGTAAGTGCAGTTCCAAAGACCAAAGGTATAACTCACAGGTTTCAGGACAAATAAATTATGTACATCttggttttgtctttttttttttttataaaggcatCCAGTTAACTTTTGTGTAACAAAGCTTTCTTGGGGTGTATAGCAGTTTGCTTCACTCTTGCAACATTTATGGAGGTCAGCAAAATTCTGGTGTTAACGTGTCATTGGCCAAGGGAAAGAGTTGCTTTTAGCAGAACAACAGTAAGCTCCACACCAAGAGGGGAAGCAAAAGATTTAGGCTTGGCTGTAATGTGGAGCTGTTTCCTTGTTGGGTGAGGCGGCACTGGGCCTTCGACTTGTTTTTTTTCGAGCACCCCTGCCTCTTTTTGGTTGGGACTGTGGAGGGTTGAATGGGAGCTAGGAATTCTGGTTTCAACTTGGTCAATGGAGGGTCTACAACGCTGGGGAAGGTCCCAAAAGGGGAGTCGTTTATCTGCTTGTTGCTCCCGTTTTTGGAAGGGTCCGTTTCGATGTACTTGGTCTTGGACATGTTCTCCTTGTCTTTGAAAGGGTTGTTGGGGGACGGACGGCTGCTGTGTGAAGATGGACTTGCCTTGCCCTTGGCTTCATAAATAAAGGATTTATCCGTTTCCGGTTGGCAGCACTTCTGGGTGCCGTCCCGGGAATTTAGAGGGGAGTCGGTGGTTGGCAGTTTGCCAGATCTGGTCTTAGTACTAAAAACACTTGTTCTTATCTGATTGAAAGAGTCGATACATCCTTCCAAGTCACTGCTCTGCAGTCTTTTGAGGTCTCTCCCTGCCAAGTTAGTGGGCAGATGGCACTCCAGCTCCGATGAAGATCCTTTAAACTGTTTAAACCAATTCCAGAGGGACTGAGCCTGACAATCACAGATCCACTGGTTGCTATTTAAACGAAGGTATTGGAGGGACACCAAGGGAGCCATCGTTTCTCCAGTGAGCACCGTCAAGTTGTTATTGAACAGATACAAGGTCATCACTTTCCCCAGGTCATGAAAAGACCTGCGGTGAACCAGGCTGATTCTGTTCTGGTGCAACAGGAGCCGATCCAGGTTGATCAGCCCACGAAAGACATTCTCTGACAAGCTCTTAATTTTATTACCATGCAAAAACAGGTAGGTGAGATTTGCAAGATCTAGGAAAGTGTCATCAAGCAGGTTCTGCAGGTTATTATCCTGAAGGTAGAGATGCTGCAAGGAGAACAACCCTCGGAAAAGCCCTGTGGAGAGCTCCAGGAGCCCACAGCGATCCAGGTGTAAGGCGTGAAGGTGAATGAGACCCCGGAAAGTGGTGGGATTGATGGACTTCAAGTTCACATTGTCACTGAGGTCTAACTCCTCCAGTTTGTCAAGCCCATAAAATGCCCCGGACTCGATGAGGCTGATGTTGTTGGAATGGATCCAAAGGATCGTCATGTTGCGGCAGGAACTGAAGCTGGTGGACCTCACCAGGGTTATCTTGTTATTGTGCAGGAAGATGCGCTGGGTCTGTATGGGGATCTCAGTGGGGATTActgtcagtccctgctgctgaCAGCTTATTGTGATCTTGGGTTCACTGTAGCATACACACGCCCCGGGGCAAGATTCCACTTCCGACTGGATGTTCAAGCAAAGCACCAAAATCAGCAGTTTGCTTCctaaaggacaacaaaaatagaAAGTCAATTAGAGTCAGTTACAGGAGAGCATTTTTCTCTGCAACTCATGTATTAGGCTGAAATTCACCTTTGCAAGTGCATTGCATTAACCACGCGGTATCCACAAACAGCATGGGCCAGGGGAGCCAAACAATTACAATAAAGAATGAAAACTCTTCTGCCACTCAACACAATAGTTAAAATCAATGTACGCTTGGAGAGAGTCTGAATGCTGCATCGGTCTGTCACACCTGGGAGGCCTCAGAACTAGACCACAAGTGGAAATTAGTATCCTTATCATTTATGTGTAGTGGGTATTGCATTGTGTGTTGTGACGATCAGGAAGTGGAGGGAGGCTCTGGATAAATGTCCTAacacagagacagtccctaccccaaaataGTAAATAGCCTTACTCCCTAGAGGCATTTCTTTCCATCGCAGAATCACCGCACCGTTTAGCACTATTCAACACTAGGACCAGGTCTACGCTACAGCCCTATATCGGTATAAATACGTCGCTCAAGGGGGTgacaaatccacacccctgagtgacatagttatgctAACCTAACTCCCGGGAAGATAGTGCTATATTGGtgggacagcgctatgttggctgCACcgctgtacatgaagacaagccctctgcTCAGGAATCAGGgggttgccgtgttagtctgtatccacaaaaacaacaaggagtctggtggcaccttaaagactaacagatttatttgggcataagctttcgtgggtaaaaaaccccacttcttcagatgcatggagtgaaagttacagatgcaggcactATATAAtgatacatgaagagaagggagttacctcacaagtggagaaccagtattgacagggccaattcgatcagggtggatgcggtccactcccaataattgatgaggaggtgtcaattccaggagaggcaaagctgcttctgtaatgagccagccactcccagtccctagtcAAGCCCAAATTATGTCTCATGAtataatgcctgtatctgtaactttcactccatgcatctgaagaagtgggttttttacccatgaaagcttatgcccaaataaatctgttccttTGCTCAGGAGTGGCCCagggtggggatggcagagggtGCACTGGCCAGGCATGGGTTGCATTGTGCCAGGTGGTGCTGGTGCTACCCTTTTAGTTCCTCTTAGTCTGGCACACCACAACCCAGGCTGCGTCCTCTGCCATCACAGCCACCCACAAGCAGGTATGTGAATGTACAGAAATGTGAACTAGCATCTCTTCTTGTGCCTTTCCATCAGCTCTCTCTGCACTAACCCCTTTGTCCGGCAGGAAATGATTGCATCCGACTCTCAGAAGAACTGACAAGCCAAGCATGTTTATAGAGAGGCACTAGGGCATTGGGCTTCATTTCTGCCTCTTCTAATGCTGATCATTTTGCCAGCCAAGTGGTATGTGATCTCATACCTTGGCCTTCCCTTTTCTCCTGAGAAATCCATGCAGTCCCTCCGAAAGAGCAGCTGGGCATGGCTTATGCTTGCCAGAGGGTGACGCTATGCTGGACGCAGGTTGTGCCCAGCCGGATTCAAGGACCCCGGAGAGTTTGCATCACAGGAGAATCTTTCAGTTGTGCTTTGTGTGCGCAATGAGTGTGAAATGGCAACACATTTGCATGCTGAATCtcagccccactccttcccagagcccagccccacaCGACAAGGTGCTGAGGCCCAGACCCTCCAATGGGAGTtcatgcctaaatacctttgaggagctgggcttgTGTGCTTTCAACTCCCAATGAAGCTGGTGAGAGCTGAGAGCAGTCGGCCCTCACAGGGCCCGGGCCCAGCCCCAAATACGCATTAGCAAAAACCTCACAATGCAAGGTAGGTGACTTTTGAGGTGCATGCATGgccagat from Malaclemys terrapin pileata isolate rMalTer1 chromosome 16, rMalTer1.hap1, whole genome shotgun sequence carries:
- the RTN4R gene encoding reticulon-4 receptor, translated to MKRAIAEGSKLLILVLCLNIQSEVESCPGACVCYSEPKITISCQQQGLTVIPTEIPIQTQRIFLHNNKITLVRSTSFSSCRNMTILWIHSNNISLIESGAFYGLDKLEELDLSDNVNLKSINPTTFRGLIHLHALHLDRCGLLELSTGLFRGLFSLQHLYLQDNNLQNLLDDTFLDLANLTYLFLHGNKIKSLSENVFRGLINLDRLLLHQNRISLVHRRSFHDLGKVMTLYLFNNNLTVLTGETMAPLVSLQYLRLNSNQWICDCQAQSLWNWFKQFKGSSSELECHLPTNLAGRDLKRLQSSDLEGCIDSFNQIRTSVFSTKTRSGKLPTTDSPLNSRDGTQKCCQPETDKSFIYEAKGKASPSSHSSRPSPNNPFKDKENMSKTKYIETDPSKNGSNKQINDSPFGTFPSVVDPPLTKLKPEFLAPIQPSTVPTKKRQGCSKKNKSKAQCRLTQQGNSSTLQPSLNLLLPLLVWSLLLFC